From Candidatus Vondammii sp. HM_W22, one genomic window encodes:
- a CDS encoding transposase, translating into MKHGKTHYGYKNHISIDRKYKVIRKPAITPAEVHDSQVFEELLDENNSNRSVWADSVYRSRTGSRCTGCASLQSHSSQVDT; encoded by the coding sequence ATGAAGCATGGCAAAACCCACTATGGGTATAAAAACCACATCAGCATAGACCGGAAATACAAGGTCATTCGCAAGCCCGCCATCACACCAGCAGAAGTTCACGATAGCCAAGTCTTCGAGGAACTGCTGGATGAGAACAACAGTAATCGAAGTGTCTGGGCCGATTCTGTTTACCGCAGTAGAACGGGAAGTCGCTGTACCGGGTGCGCATCACTGCAGTCACATTCATCGCAAGTCGACACGTAA
- a CDS encoding helix-turn-helix domain-containing protein: MRRRRHCDKITIRQIAKRTGLSRNTVRKCLASGVVELKYSRPTGLQGARRCAGAWYLRRYEDRC, translated from the coding sequence ATGAGGAGGCGGCGACACTGCGATAAGATCACTATTCGGCAGATAGCTAAGAGAACCGGACTTTCCCGTAATACCGTCCGTAAATGTCTGGCCAGTGGCGTTGTCGAGCTGAAGTACTCAAGGCCCACTGGCCTTCAGGGTGCCCGGCGGTGTGCTGGAGCGTGGTATCTACGACGCTATGAAGACCGCTGTTGA
- a CDS encoding fumarate hydratase: MVKYMGQGERADGKKEWVRLSASSLEADIAYFDARLALLDGQTTSFYKRAEAHAYRELGKIMTDILAKLRG; this comes from the coding sequence TTGGTCAAGTATATGGGGCAGGGTGAGCGAGCCGATGGAAAGAAGGAGTGGGTGCGTCTCAGCGCCAGCTCACTCGAGGCCGATATTGCCTATTTTGATGCCCGTTTGGCGCTGCTAGATGGTCAGACTACCAGTTTCTATAAGAGAGCGGAAGCGCATGCTTATCGGGAACTGGGAAAGATAATGACCGATATTCTTGCTAAATTACGCGGCTAA
- a CDS encoding Mu transposase domain-containing protein, whose product MSIPAPFDGYIEHSKRVLSTSLIIFDNSRYSVPASFTNRPTSLHIHAHKLVMIAEEKVIAEHQRMFTRDHSQKGKQSMASITTRRYCSVSPVRCAMGHPSRNCQRASANYKNNGSSIPVTTRIWSMYWH is encoded by the coding sequence ATGTCGATTCCTGCGCCCTTTGACGGATATATAGAACACAGTAAGCGGGTCTTATCCACCTCCCTGATTATCTTTGATAACAGTCGTTACAGTGTACCCGCTTCTTTTACCAATCGCCCCACCAGCTTACATATTCATGCCCATAAATTGGTGATGATTGCAGAGGAGAAGGTGATTGCAGAACATCAGCGTATGTTCACACGAGATCACAGCCAAAAGGGCAAACAATCTATGGCTAGCATCACTACCCGTCGGTACTGCAGCGTAAGCCCGGTGCGTTGCGCAATGGGGCACCCTTCCAGGAATTGCCAGAGAGCTTCCGCAAACTACAAAAATAACGGCTCAAGCATTCCGGTGACAACCAGGATATGGTCAATGTACTGGCACTAG
- a CDS encoding DUF4743 domain-containing protein yields the protein MGFIDHVHACNCHDPASFTPFRIDGKTVGLIRPFFTEVLQRWPDVFAVTDTAVALMVDSNDIEACSSAVAEVLRQLVDDGVLSHLHGEQYAATEGNWDQALLFLDRAAAPYFGTRAYGQNLNGFVRDEDGMKLWVARHSVDQIHYPGHLDKPSCWWPALRYPVG from the coding sequence ATGGGATTTATCGACCACGTTCATGCCTGCAACTGTCATGATCCGGCCAGCTTTACCCCGTTTCGGATAGATGGGAAAACAGTGGGTCTGATACGGCCGTTTTTTACCGAAGTGCTGCAACGCTGGCCTGATGTGTTTGCGGTCACGGATACCGCGGTAGCACTTATGGTAGATTCCAATGATATTGAAGCGTGCAGTTCAGCTGTTGCCGAGGTTCTTCGGCAGTTGGTTGATGACGGGGTACTCAGCCATCTGCATGGTGAACAGTATGCCGCCACGGAGGGGAACTGGGATCAGGCGCTGTTATTTCTCGACCGTGCCGCAGCACCCTATTTTGGTACCCGTGCCTACGGCCAGAACCTGAATGGTTTTGTGCGGGATGAGGATGGGATGAAGCTTTGGGTTGCCCGCCACTCAGTGGACCAGATTCATTATCCGGGGCACCTGGATAAACCTAGTTGCTGGTGGCCTGCCTTACGGTATCCCGTTGGCTGA